A stretch of Aedes aegypti strain LVP_AGWG chromosome 2, AaegL5.0 Primary Assembly, whole genome shotgun sequence DNA encodes these proteins:
- the LOC110675957 gene encoding putative uncharacterized protein DDB_G0271606 isoform X1, translating to MERMEVDDNVVDLSVGSGRDSLTITPATARDLRALTQNSGLTITPAPPPPAAPSPSASGSTSPVPGRRVLRPRTEPKSYAEVPDIVLLPAKVNGRSYNGAAAGALSESEDDEMPPVFPIKELTAAEIWERERGLRKLREELRSEETKLVLLKKLKQSQQVMMKENIVVTPTNTNINNPLAAIPTALTKGSLSVTPTNAVPLPAHSKSSKSVTVPPVNRGSPINITPVTKPPARPSLPGGATLTPSTPGQRLPIGLTRTGSNLTITPSVTITPTNAPSSNIKQRNLQLHNSGSIGANSLMDTNLKVQSGQISNSVSITPAPPIPAQISCTTVEPVSLKRDRDTRDEPQTQAQRQAAAKLALRKQLEKTLLQIPPPKPPPPEMHFIPNPSNTEFVYLLGLEHVVDYLTKDKKPNLPQQPYRCAQCKIDFTPVWKWEKQGKRGNPTFQNSPAGKDPKVICEQCVTSNVKKALKAEHTNRLKTAFVKALQQEQEIEARLASQSSPSPVDIRPTPSSTPNLREQRELQQQLEQQQQQERQQAQERQQQQERQQQQERQAAAQQRQKEQEQQLRQQQLQQLQQQQLQQQLQQQQLQQLQQHQEQQQRVHQLQQQHAHLQSQPSKSKTPTPTPRPTPTPPNQQTPPPASSSRSSRHSATANAAAEAAAAQLTALAGLGGLGQLGALGNLGSLGNLNPTAAAAAMQAFQQQLFRGLQQGLSTGNLNNLQAHMMQFSPLIYSYQLAMAQAAASLSAAGKGGSGGGGGGGSSNSGAATAASIAEMQRAMELQRQYLEMLPQSGPSNNRQSNWKS from the exons ATGGAACGAATGGAAGTTGATGATAACGTTGTGGATCTGAGCGTCGGATCCGGTCGAGACTCGCTCACAATTACTCCGGCCACGGCACGGGATTTGAGGGCACTCACGCAGAACTCCGGTCTCACCATAACACCGGCACCGCCACCACCTGCCGCCCCTTCCCCATCCGCATCCGGAAGCACGTCTCCCGTGCCTGGAAGGCGTGTCCTTCGACCCCGTACCGAACCAAAGTCGTACGCCGAAGTGCCGGACATAGTGCTATTACCGGCGAAGGTGAATGGTCGTTCCTACAATGGTGCTGCTGCTGGAGCCCTATCCGAGTCGGAAGATGACGAAATGCCTCCGGTGTTCCCGATTAAGGAACTCACGGCGGCGGAAATTTGGGAACGCGAACGCGGCTTGCGGAAACTCCGCGAGGAACTTCGCAGCGAAGAAACCAAATTGGTGCTACTGAAGAAACTGAAGCAGTCCCAGCAAGTGATGATGAAGGAGAACATTGTCGTTACACCAACTAACACGAATATTAACAATCCACTGGCCGCGATTCCTACTGCTCTGACGAAGGGTTCGCTCAGTGTTACTCCCACCAACGCTGTACCCTTACCGGCTCATTCTAAATCTTCCAAATCCGTTACGGTCCCTCCTGTTAA TCGTGGATCTCCTATAAACATCACTCCGGTTACTAAGCCACCTGCTAGGCCATCTTTACCTGGAGGAGCTACTTTAACGCCCAGCACACCTGGCCAGCGCCTTCCAATAGGTCTAACCCGAACTGGTTCTAATCTCACCATTACACCTTCGGTTACGATCACGCCTACAAATGCTCCCTCCAGCAACATCAAGCAGCGTAAT CTACAGCTACATAATAGTGGCAGTATCGGTGCCAACAGTCTAATGGATACTAATTTGAAGGTACAGTCCGGCCAGATTAGCAACTCGGTGTCTATCACTCCAGCACCTCCTATTCCCGCACAAATCAGTTGCACGACGGTGGAACCGGTTTCACTTAAA CGCGATCGTGATACCAGGGATGAGCCGCAAACTCAAGCGCAGCGCCAAGCTGCAGCCAAACTGGCACTTAGGAAGCAATTGGAGAAGACATTATTACAG ATTCCACCGCCCAAACCTCCGCCACCGGAGATGCACTTCATCCCCAATCCCAGCAATACGGAATTCGTGTATCTGCTGGGGCTGGAGCACGTCGTCGACTATCTCACCAAGGACAAGAAACCAAATCTCCCGCAGCAACCGTACCGCTGTGCTCAGTGCAAAATCGACTTCACCCCGGTTTGGAAGTGGGAAAAACAGGGTAAAAGAGGAAATCCAACTTTTCAGAACAGTCCAG CTGGAAAAGATCCGAAGGTCATTTGCGAGCAGTGTGTTACTAGCAACGTTAAGAAGGCACTCAAGGCTGAGCACACCAATCGTCTGAAAACGGCCTTCGTGAAGGCTTTGCAGCAGGAACAGGAAATAGAGGCACGTTTAGCTAGCCAAAGTAGCCCATCGCCGGTGGACATAAGGCCGACGCCGTCTTCTACGCCGAATTTGCGAGAACAGCGCGAGTTGCAACAACAGCTGgaacaacagcagcaacaggAACGCCAGCAAGCCCAAGAGCGCCAACAGCAGCAGGAACGTCAGCAACAGCAGGAACGACAAGCTGCTGCACAG CAGCGCCAGAAAGAGCAGGAGCAACAACTTCGTCAGCAGCAGCTCCAACAGCTACAGCAGCAACAGCTCCAACAGCAGCTCCAGCAACAACAGCTCCAACAGTTGCAGCAGCACCAAGAACAACAGCAACGTGTTCATCAACTGCAGCAGCAACATGCCCACCTGCAGTCACAACCATCGAAGTCGAAAACGCCGACGCCAACGCCGCGACCGACGCCTACCCCACCGAATCAGCAGACTCCACCGCCGGCGTCCAGTTCCCGTTCCAGCCGTCACAGTGCGACTGCAAATGCCGCAGCGGAAGCTGCTGCAGCCCAGTTGACAGCCCTAGCCGGACTTGGTGGCCTCGGTCAACTGGGTGCTCTGGGAAATCTGGGCAGTCTGGGTAATCTGAACCCCACGGCAGCAGCGGCCGCAATGCAGGCCTTCCAGCAGCAACTGTTTAGAG GTCTTCAGCAGGGACTGTCCACGGGAAATTTGAACAATCTGCAGGCGCACATGATGCAGTTCTCACCACTGATCTATTCGTATCAGCTGGCAATGGCCCAAGCTGCTG
- the LOC110675957 gene encoding mediator of RNA polymerase II transcription subunit 12 isoform X2, whose translation MERMEVDDNVVDLSVGSGRDSLTITPATARDLRALTQNSGLTITPAPPPPAAPSPSASGSTSPVPGRRVLRPRTEPKSYAEVPDIVLLPAKVNGRSYNGAAAGALSESEDDEMPPVFPIKELTAAEIWERERGLRKLREELRSEETKLVLLKKLKQSQQVMMKENIVVTPTNTNINNPLAAIPTALTKGSLSVTPTNAVPLPAHSKSSKSVTVPPVNRGSPINITPVTKPPARPSLPGGATLTPSTPGQRLPIGLTRTGSNLTITPSVTITPTNAPSSNIKQRNLQLHNSGSIGANSLMDTNLKVQSGQISNSVSITPAPPIPAQISCTTVEPVSLKRDRDTRDEPQTQAQRQAAAKLALRKQLEKTLLQIPPPKPPPPEMHFIPNPSNTEFVYLLGLEHVVDYLTKDKKPNLPQQPYRCAQCKIDFTPVWKWEKQGKRGNPTFQNSPAGKDPKVICEQCVTSNVKKALKAEHTNRLKTAFVKALQQEQEIEARLASQSSPSPVDIRPTPSSTPNLREQRELQQQLEQQQQQERQQAQERQQQQERQQQQERQAAAQRQKEQEQQLRQQQLQQLQQQQLQQQLQQQQLQQLQQHQEQQQRVHQLQQQHAHLQSQPSKSKTPTPTPRPTPTPPNQQTPPPASSSRSSRHSATANAAAEAAAAQLTALAGLGGLGQLGALGNLGSLGNLNPTAAAAAMQAFQQQLFRGLQQGLSTGNLNNLQAHMMQFSPLIYSYQLAMAQAAASLSAAGKGGSGGGGGGGSSNSGAATAASIAEMQRAMELQRQYLEMLPQSGPSNNRQSNWKS comes from the exons ATGGAACGAATGGAAGTTGATGATAACGTTGTGGATCTGAGCGTCGGATCCGGTCGAGACTCGCTCACAATTACTCCGGCCACGGCACGGGATTTGAGGGCACTCACGCAGAACTCCGGTCTCACCATAACACCGGCACCGCCACCACCTGCCGCCCCTTCCCCATCCGCATCCGGAAGCACGTCTCCCGTGCCTGGAAGGCGTGTCCTTCGACCCCGTACCGAACCAAAGTCGTACGCCGAAGTGCCGGACATAGTGCTATTACCGGCGAAGGTGAATGGTCGTTCCTACAATGGTGCTGCTGCTGGAGCCCTATCCGAGTCGGAAGATGACGAAATGCCTCCGGTGTTCCCGATTAAGGAACTCACGGCGGCGGAAATTTGGGAACGCGAACGCGGCTTGCGGAAACTCCGCGAGGAACTTCGCAGCGAAGAAACCAAATTGGTGCTACTGAAGAAACTGAAGCAGTCCCAGCAAGTGATGATGAAGGAGAACATTGTCGTTACACCAACTAACACGAATATTAACAATCCACTGGCCGCGATTCCTACTGCTCTGACGAAGGGTTCGCTCAGTGTTACTCCCACCAACGCTGTACCCTTACCGGCTCATTCTAAATCTTCCAAATCCGTTACGGTCCCTCCTGTTAA TCGTGGATCTCCTATAAACATCACTCCGGTTACTAAGCCACCTGCTAGGCCATCTTTACCTGGAGGAGCTACTTTAACGCCCAGCACACCTGGCCAGCGCCTTCCAATAGGTCTAACCCGAACTGGTTCTAATCTCACCATTACACCTTCGGTTACGATCACGCCTACAAATGCTCCCTCCAGCAACATCAAGCAGCGTAAT CTACAGCTACATAATAGTGGCAGTATCGGTGCCAACAGTCTAATGGATACTAATTTGAAGGTACAGTCCGGCCAGATTAGCAACTCGGTGTCTATCACTCCAGCACCTCCTATTCCCGCACAAATCAGTTGCACGACGGTGGAACCGGTTTCACTTAAA CGCGATCGTGATACCAGGGATGAGCCGCAAACTCAAGCGCAGCGCCAAGCTGCAGCCAAACTGGCACTTAGGAAGCAATTGGAGAAGACATTATTACAG ATTCCACCGCCCAAACCTCCGCCACCGGAGATGCACTTCATCCCCAATCCCAGCAATACGGAATTCGTGTATCTGCTGGGGCTGGAGCACGTCGTCGACTATCTCACCAAGGACAAGAAACCAAATCTCCCGCAGCAACCGTACCGCTGTGCTCAGTGCAAAATCGACTTCACCCCGGTTTGGAAGTGGGAAAAACAGGGTAAAAGAGGAAATCCAACTTTTCAGAACAGTCCAG CTGGAAAAGATCCGAAGGTCATTTGCGAGCAGTGTGTTACTAGCAACGTTAAGAAGGCACTCAAGGCTGAGCACACCAATCGTCTGAAAACGGCCTTCGTGAAGGCTTTGCAGCAGGAACAGGAAATAGAGGCACGTTTAGCTAGCCAAAGTAGCCCATCGCCGGTGGACATAAGGCCGACGCCGTCTTCTACGCCGAATTTGCGAGAACAGCGCGAGTTGCAACAACAGCTGgaacaacagcagcaacaggAACGCCAGCAAGCCCAAGAGCGCCAACAGCAGCAGGAACGTCAGCAACAGCAGGAACGACAAGCTGCTGCACAG CGCCAGAAAGAGCAGGAGCAACAACTTCGTCAGCAGCAGCTCCAACAGCTACAGCAGCAACAGCTCCAACAGCAGCTCCAGCAACAACAGCTCCAACAGTTGCAGCAGCACCAAGAACAACAGCAACGTGTTCATCAACTGCAGCAGCAACATGCCCACCTGCAGTCACAACCATCGAAGTCGAAAACGCCGACGCCAACGCCGCGACCGACGCCTACCCCACCGAATCAGCAGACTCCACCGCCGGCGTCCAGTTCCCGTTCCAGCCGTCACAGTGCGACTGCAAATGCCGCAGCGGAAGCTGCTGCAGCCCAGTTGACAGCCCTAGCCGGACTTGGTGGCCTCGGTCAACTGGGTGCTCTGGGAAATCTGGGCAGTCTGGGTAATCTGAACCCCACGGCAGCAGCGGCCGCAATGCAGGCCTTCCAGCAGCAACTGTTTAGAG GTCTTCAGCAGGGACTGTCCACGGGAAATTTGAACAATCTGCAGGCGCACATGATGCAGTTCTCACCACTGATCTATTCGTATCAGCTGGCAATGGCCCAAGCTGCTG
- the LOC110675957 gene encoding transcriptional repressor p66-beta isoform X5 produces MERMEVDDNVVDLSVGSGRDSLTITPATARDLRALTQNSGLTITPAPPPPAAPSPSASGSTSPVPGRRVLRPRTEPKSYAEVPDIVLLPAKVNGRSYNGAAAGALSESEDDEMPPVFPIKELTAAEIWERERGLRKLREELRSEETKLVLLKKLKQSQQVMMKENIVVTPTNTNINNPLAAIPTALTKGSLSVTPTNAVPLPAHSKSSKSVTVPPVNRGSPINITPVTKPPARPSLPGGATLTPSTPGQRLPIGLTRTGSNLTITPSVTITPTNAPSSNIKQRNVQSGQISNSVSITPAPPIPAQISCTTVEPVSLKRDRDTRDEPQTQAQRQAAAKLALRKQLEKTLLQIPPPKPPPPEMHFIPNPSNTEFVYLLGLEHVVDYLTKDKKPNLPQQPYRCAQCKIDFTPVWKWEKQGKRGNPTFQNSPAGKDPKVICEQCVTSNVKKALKAEHTNRLKTAFVKALQQEQEIEARLASQSSPSPVDIRPTPSSTPNLREQRELQQQLEQQQQQERQQAQERQQQQERQQQQERQAAAQQRQKEQEQQLRQQQLQQLQQQQLQQQLQQQQLQQLQQHQEQQQRVHQLQQQHAHLQSQPSKSKTPTPTPRPTPTPPNQQTPPPASSSRSSRHSATANAAAEAAAAQLTALAGLGGLGQLGALGNLGSLGNLNPTAAAAAMQAFQQQLFRGLQQGLSTGNLNNLQAHMMQFSPLIYSYQLAMAQAAASLSAAGKGGSGGGGGGGSSNSGAATAASIAEMQRAMELQRQYLEMLPQSGPSNNRQSNWKS; encoded by the exons ATGGAACGAATGGAAGTTGATGATAACGTTGTGGATCTGAGCGTCGGATCCGGTCGAGACTCGCTCACAATTACTCCGGCCACGGCACGGGATTTGAGGGCACTCACGCAGAACTCCGGTCTCACCATAACACCGGCACCGCCACCACCTGCCGCCCCTTCCCCATCCGCATCCGGAAGCACGTCTCCCGTGCCTGGAAGGCGTGTCCTTCGACCCCGTACCGAACCAAAGTCGTACGCCGAAGTGCCGGACATAGTGCTATTACCGGCGAAGGTGAATGGTCGTTCCTACAATGGTGCTGCTGCTGGAGCCCTATCCGAGTCGGAAGATGACGAAATGCCTCCGGTGTTCCCGATTAAGGAACTCACGGCGGCGGAAATTTGGGAACGCGAACGCGGCTTGCGGAAACTCCGCGAGGAACTTCGCAGCGAAGAAACCAAATTGGTGCTACTGAAGAAACTGAAGCAGTCCCAGCAAGTGATGATGAAGGAGAACATTGTCGTTACACCAACTAACACGAATATTAACAATCCACTGGCCGCGATTCCTACTGCTCTGACGAAGGGTTCGCTCAGTGTTACTCCCACCAACGCTGTACCCTTACCGGCTCATTCTAAATCTTCCAAATCCGTTACGGTCCCTCCTGTTAA TCGTGGATCTCCTATAAACATCACTCCGGTTACTAAGCCACCTGCTAGGCCATCTTTACCTGGAGGAGCTACTTTAACGCCCAGCACACCTGGCCAGCGCCTTCCAATAGGTCTAACCCGAACTGGTTCTAATCTCACCATTACACCTTCGGTTACGATCACGCCTACAAATGCTCCCTCCAGCAACATCAAGCAGCGTAAT GTACAGTCCGGCCAGATTAGCAACTCGGTGTCTATCACTCCAGCACCTCCTATTCCCGCACAAATCAGTTGCACGACGGTGGAACCGGTTTCACTTAAA CGCGATCGTGATACCAGGGATGAGCCGCAAACTCAAGCGCAGCGCCAAGCTGCAGCCAAACTGGCACTTAGGAAGCAATTGGAGAAGACATTATTACAG ATTCCACCGCCCAAACCTCCGCCACCGGAGATGCACTTCATCCCCAATCCCAGCAATACGGAATTCGTGTATCTGCTGGGGCTGGAGCACGTCGTCGACTATCTCACCAAGGACAAGAAACCAAATCTCCCGCAGCAACCGTACCGCTGTGCTCAGTGCAAAATCGACTTCACCCCGGTTTGGAAGTGGGAAAAACAGGGTAAAAGAGGAAATCCAACTTTTCAGAACAGTCCAG CTGGAAAAGATCCGAAGGTCATTTGCGAGCAGTGTGTTACTAGCAACGTTAAGAAGGCACTCAAGGCTGAGCACACCAATCGTCTGAAAACGGCCTTCGTGAAGGCTTTGCAGCAGGAACAGGAAATAGAGGCACGTTTAGCTAGCCAAAGTAGCCCATCGCCGGTGGACATAAGGCCGACGCCGTCTTCTACGCCGAATTTGCGAGAACAGCGCGAGTTGCAACAACAGCTGgaacaacagcagcaacaggAACGCCAGCAAGCCCAAGAGCGCCAACAGCAGCAGGAACGTCAGCAACAGCAGGAACGACAAGCTGCTGCACAG CAGCGCCAGAAAGAGCAGGAGCAACAACTTCGTCAGCAGCAGCTCCAACAGCTACAGCAGCAACAGCTCCAACAGCAGCTCCAGCAACAACAGCTCCAACAGTTGCAGCAGCACCAAGAACAACAGCAACGTGTTCATCAACTGCAGCAGCAACATGCCCACCTGCAGTCACAACCATCGAAGTCGAAAACGCCGACGCCAACGCCGCGACCGACGCCTACCCCACCGAATCAGCAGACTCCACCGCCGGCGTCCAGTTCCCGTTCCAGCCGTCACAGTGCGACTGCAAATGCCGCAGCGGAAGCTGCTGCAGCCCAGTTGACAGCCCTAGCCGGACTTGGTGGCCTCGGTCAACTGGGTGCTCTGGGAAATCTGGGCAGTCTGGGTAATCTGAACCCCACGGCAGCAGCGGCCGCAATGCAGGCCTTCCAGCAGCAACTGTTTAGAG GTCTTCAGCAGGGACTGTCCACGGGAAATTTGAACAATCTGCAGGCGCACATGATGCAGTTCTCACCACTGATCTATTCGTATCAGCTGGCAATGGCCCAAGCTGCTG
- the LOC110675957 gene encoding transcriptional repressor p66-beta isoform X6: MERMEVDDNVVDLSVGSGRDSLTITPATARDLRALTQNSGLTITPAPPPPAAPSPSASGSTSPVPGRRVLRPRTEPKSYAEVPDIVLLPAKVNGRSYNGAAAGALSESEDDEMPPVFPIKELTAAEIWERERGLRKLREELRSEETKLVLLKKLKQSQQVMMKENIVVTPTNTNINNPLAAIPTALTKGSLSVTPTNAVPLPAHSKSSKSVTVPPVNRGSPINITPVTKPPARPSLPGGATLTPSTPGQRLPIGLTRTGSNLTITPSVTITPTNAPSSNIKQRNSGQISNSVSITPAPPIPAQISCTTVEPVSLKRDRDTRDEPQTQAQRQAAAKLALRKQLEKTLLQIPPPKPPPPEMHFIPNPSNTEFVYLLGLEHVVDYLTKDKKPNLPQQPYRCAQCKIDFTPVWKWEKQGKRGNPTFQNSPAGKDPKVICEQCVTSNVKKALKAEHTNRLKTAFVKALQQEQEIEARLASQSSPSPVDIRPTPSSTPNLREQRELQQQLEQQQQQERQQAQERQQQQERQQQQERQAAAQQRQKEQEQQLRQQQLQQLQQQQLQQQLQQQQLQQLQQHQEQQQRVHQLQQQHAHLQSQPSKSKTPTPTPRPTPTPPNQQTPPPASSSRSSRHSATANAAAEAAAAQLTALAGLGGLGQLGALGNLGSLGNLNPTAAAAAMQAFQQQLFRGLQQGLSTGNLNNLQAHMMQFSPLIYSYQLAMAQAAASLSAAGKGGSGGGGGGGSSNSGAATAASIAEMQRAMELQRQYLEMLPQSGPSNNRQSNWKS; the protein is encoded by the exons ATGGAACGAATGGAAGTTGATGATAACGTTGTGGATCTGAGCGTCGGATCCGGTCGAGACTCGCTCACAATTACTCCGGCCACGGCACGGGATTTGAGGGCACTCACGCAGAACTCCGGTCTCACCATAACACCGGCACCGCCACCACCTGCCGCCCCTTCCCCATCCGCATCCGGAAGCACGTCTCCCGTGCCTGGAAGGCGTGTCCTTCGACCCCGTACCGAACCAAAGTCGTACGCCGAAGTGCCGGACATAGTGCTATTACCGGCGAAGGTGAATGGTCGTTCCTACAATGGTGCTGCTGCTGGAGCCCTATCCGAGTCGGAAGATGACGAAATGCCTCCGGTGTTCCCGATTAAGGAACTCACGGCGGCGGAAATTTGGGAACGCGAACGCGGCTTGCGGAAACTCCGCGAGGAACTTCGCAGCGAAGAAACCAAATTGGTGCTACTGAAGAAACTGAAGCAGTCCCAGCAAGTGATGATGAAGGAGAACATTGTCGTTACACCAACTAACACGAATATTAACAATCCACTGGCCGCGATTCCTACTGCTCTGACGAAGGGTTCGCTCAGTGTTACTCCCACCAACGCTGTACCCTTACCGGCTCATTCTAAATCTTCCAAATCCGTTACGGTCCCTCCTGTTAA TCGTGGATCTCCTATAAACATCACTCCGGTTACTAAGCCACCTGCTAGGCCATCTTTACCTGGAGGAGCTACTTTAACGCCCAGCACACCTGGCCAGCGCCTTCCAATAGGTCTAACCCGAACTGGTTCTAATCTCACCATTACACCTTCGGTTACGATCACGCCTACAAATGCTCCCTCCAGCAACATCAAGCAGCGTAAT TCCGGCCAGATTAGCAACTCGGTGTCTATCACTCCAGCACCTCCTATTCCCGCACAAATCAGTTGCACGACGGTGGAACCGGTTTCACTTAAA CGCGATCGTGATACCAGGGATGAGCCGCAAACTCAAGCGCAGCGCCAAGCTGCAGCCAAACTGGCACTTAGGAAGCAATTGGAGAAGACATTATTACAG ATTCCACCGCCCAAACCTCCGCCACCGGAGATGCACTTCATCCCCAATCCCAGCAATACGGAATTCGTGTATCTGCTGGGGCTGGAGCACGTCGTCGACTATCTCACCAAGGACAAGAAACCAAATCTCCCGCAGCAACCGTACCGCTGTGCTCAGTGCAAAATCGACTTCACCCCGGTTTGGAAGTGGGAAAAACAGGGTAAAAGAGGAAATCCAACTTTTCAGAACAGTCCAG CTGGAAAAGATCCGAAGGTCATTTGCGAGCAGTGTGTTACTAGCAACGTTAAGAAGGCACTCAAGGCTGAGCACACCAATCGTCTGAAAACGGCCTTCGTGAAGGCTTTGCAGCAGGAACAGGAAATAGAGGCACGTTTAGCTAGCCAAAGTAGCCCATCGCCGGTGGACATAAGGCCGACGCCGTCTTCTACGCCGAATTTGCGAGAACAGCGCGAGTTGCAACAACAGCTGgaacaacagcagcaacaggAACGCCAGCAAGCCCAAGAGCGCCAACAGCAGCAGGAACGTCAGCAACAGCAGGAACGACAAGCTGCTGCACAG CAGCGCCAGAAAGAGCAGGAGCAACAACTTCGTCAGCAGCAGCTCCAACAGCTACAGCAGCAACAGCTCCAACAGCAGCTCCAGCAACAACAGCTCCAACAGTTGCAGCAGCACCAAGAACAACAGCAACGTGTTCATCAACTGCAGCAGCAACATGCCCACCTGCAGTCACAACCATCGAAGTCGAAAACGCCGACGCCAACGCCGCGACCGACGCCTACCCCACCGAATCAGCAGACTCCACCGCCGGCGTCCAGTTCCCGTTCCAGCCGTCACAGTGCGACTGCAAATGCCGCAGCGGAAGCTGCTGCAGCCCAGTTGACAGCCCTAGCCGGACTTGGTGGCCTCGGTCAACTGGGTGCTCTGGGAAATCTGGGCAGTCTGGGTAATCTGAACCCCACGGCAGCAGCGGCCGCAATGCAGGCCTTCCAGCAGCAACTGTTTAGAG GTCTTCAGCAGGGACTGTCCACGGGAAATTTGAACAATCTGCAGGCGCACATGATGCAGTTCTCACCACTGATCTATTCGTATCAGCTGGCAATGGCCCAAGCTGCTG